The segment ATCACCAAAATCGCCGTTTCCAATGCCCGTTTGAAAATGGTTATGCCTGCTCAGGACCGGATTGAAAACACAATATGTAGTGGAAATAGATAAAAAACCGTCAATCGATTGTATCAGTTCCGTTACAATCCCGGATATCCAATGATTCGCGTCAAAGGCGCTTCTGGCGCGCCCTGTGGTCAAGCAAAAGATCAGCAAAATTTTTGCGAACTGCTTGATCCCAAAGGTTGAGTTTGGGGTGATCGGCATCCCTCAAATTCGCAAAATACCAGTCGCGATTCCCGATTTGAATTGCCCCAAACAAAAAGCGCCCGGACAAACCGGGCGCTTTTGCAGATACTCAAAACATGCTTAGGGCAGCTTGTAGGCCATCACGTAATCCCCGGCCTTGGTCCCGATAGAACCATGCCCACCAGCAACGATCAGCACATATTGCGTACCGTCATCTGTGGTGTAGGTCATCGGTGTTGACTGCCCGCCAGCAGGCAGTCGCGCTTCCCAAAGCTGTTTGCCCGTGGTGACGTCATAGGCACGGAAGTAGTTATCAACCGCCGCACCAAGGAACGCCACACCACCCTTGGTGATGATCGGGCCCCCGATGCCTGGCACACCAAGCTTGAACGGCAATGGCAGGGGCGTCATATCCTCGACCGTACCGTTTTTATGCTTGTAAACAACCTCGCCAGTGCGAAGGTCCGCGCCCGCGACATAGCCCCATGGCGGAGCTTGGCACGGTACGCCAACTGGTGACAGGAACGGTCCCATACTGACTGCATAAGGCGCACCTTCATTGCGGTTGATTCCCATCTCGCTGGCCTTTTCCGTACCGCGCGGCGGCACTTCGTCGCGCGGGATCAATTGCGATGTGAAAGCAAGATATGTCGGCATGCCGAACATGATCTGTTTTTCCGGATCGATCGCCACACTGCCCCAATTGAATGTACCGAAGTTGCCGGGATAAACCAGCGTCCCCTGCAAGGATGGCGGGGTATAGCGACCTTCATATTTCAGCTGATGGAACTGGATGCGACATGCAAGCTGATCAAACAGCGTAATGCCCCACATATCCTTTTCCGTCAGCGGTTCAGGCATGAAGGTAAGATCCGAAACCGGCTGTGTCGGCGCGGTGAAATCTTCCGGAATGGCGCCCCCCGGGGCCGGAACCTCTTTCACCGGAATAATCGGCTCACCCGTCCGGCGATCAAGGACATAGATATCCCCCTGCTTGGTCGGCCCGACAAGTGCCGGGACATTTTCACCATCGTCTGTGGTGATATCAAGCAATGCGGGCTGGGCCGGAACATCCATGTCCCAAAGGTCATGATGCACCGTCTGGCGTACCCACTGAACCTGCCCGGTTTCAAGGCTAAGCGCAACGATCGAGGATGAATAGGTTTCTACTTCTTCGCTGCGCCCCATGCCCAGTTGATCGGGCACTTTGTTGCCAAGCGGCACATAGATCATGCCGAGGTCCTCGTCAGCACTCGACACCGACCAGCTATTGGGCGAATTGGCGGTATAGGTCTGACCTTCGGGAATTGGTTCAGTCTGTTCCGGATTGCCGGAATCCCAATTCCAGATCAATTCCCCACTATCAACGTCATAAGCACGAATGACGCCAGACTGCGATTTGGTCGAATAATTGTCATTCACCGCCCCGCCAATAATGATCTTGCCATCGGCAATAACCGGCGGCGAGGTCGAATAATAGTATCCGGCCGGATTATAAGGCATGCCTTCTTCCAGATGCACGGTCCCCTGATTGCCAAAGTCCGGGCAAACCTCGCCGTTATTGGCATCAAGGGCAATCAGACGCGCATCCGATGTCGGCAGATACACCCGAGATGCGCAGGGGGCATCCGCAGCCATCGCGCTATCCTGATAATAAGTTACTCCTCGACATGTTTGATGCTGTCGGTCCGTATTGTCGGGGACCTCTGGATTGAACCGCCATTTTTCCTGCCCGGTTTTGGCATCAATCGCTATTGCCCAGCTATGCGGTGTGCAAAGATAAAGCGTGTCTTTGATCTTAAGTGGCGTCACCTGATAGGTTGTTTCAGGCACATCCTCGGATCGCCTTACATCGCCGGTCTGAAAGACCCAGGCCTGTTCAAGGGTCGCAACGTTATCGGCATTGATCTGATCAAGTGGCGAATAACGTTGCCCATAAGGCGTACGTCCATATTGATGCCAATCGCCTGCCGGAACATCGCCGCCCAGATCCGGGTTACTGACGACCGGGGTGTTATTAAGCTGGCCTTCGATCGCGTTGGGATTATTCATCATTGAATACACAGCAACGACAATTGCCAGGACAACACTGCCTTCCAGAACGAATGATCGTGCCGGCTTGACTTCCGGCACCGGCTGTCCGACCGAAAGTGTCTTGCGATAGACCGGCATTGCCAGCCACACACCGATCAGGACGGTCAAACCACCACGCGGTCCCAATTGCCACCAGTCAAACCCGACTTCCCAAACAGCCCAGCCAAGGCTTGCAAGCATGAAGAGGGCGTAAAACGGTAAAACGACAGGGCGCTTTGCAAATGATAGGGCTGCGGCAATCAGAAACGCCAATCCGGCTAGCGCATAATACCAGCTACCGCCCAGCAAAATCAGCCAGACGCCACCTGCACCAAGCGCCAATCCGATCAAAGCCATCAACCCGGATGTCAGAATATTGATCATGAGATTGTCCTCGTTGCACAAAAAGCGGGACATACCAACACAGCCTTTGGCCACAAGATGGCAGGCTAAAGGCAATATTGGCATTCATTCGGAAACGTGCAAACGCGCATCCCGGTTCCAACAAGCGTTTGGAAAAAAATAAAAAACCACCGGTTTGAATAAATCCGGTGGTCAGCAGCCATTTGGAATTTGTCCGGAAAAGGCCTAGTGATGGGTCTCAATAATAGTGCCGGACTTGACAACTTCGGTGATCGTTACGCCAAGGTTTTCATCAACAACGACAAGTTCGCCGCGCGCCACCAGCCGGTTGTTGACGTAAATATCAACCGGTTCCCCGACCTTGCGATCCAGTTCAAGTACAGCACCACGGGTCAGGCGCATCAATTGCGCGACCTGTATCTGGCTTTTGCCGATCACCGTCGATACGCGTACCGGCACATCATACGCCGCCCCGATTTCAGATGCGGCATGACGTTTGGCAAAGGGATCGTCGTCGTTATTGGCCATGGTAACCAGATCACCCAGATAAAGTGGAAGAATTGTTAAACTCTATTCTAGAGGTTAGCTTTGAAAAAAGTGTTAGCAAGCTTATTCGTAAAATTTACGGTAGTTTTCTGTATAATAATCGCCTACATCAAGAACCCTTCAACGATCCGCGTCACCAGCGCCAAACAGAAATACAGGACTTTTCATGAGCTACGATCGCCAATGGGTGGCTGATGCCATCAACATCATCGAAGCGGACTTCAACCGGTCTGCCGACACCCATCTGATCCGTCTTGATCTGCCGTCACTTGATGGCATAGGGCTTTACCTGAAGGATGAATCGACCCATCCTTCCGGCAGCCTGAAACACCGTCTGGCGCGCTCGTTGTTCCTGTATGGCCTTTGCAATGGCTGGATATCCAAAGACACCCCGATCATCGAGGCATCAAGCGGCTCCACTGCCGTGTCCGAAGCCTATTTTGCCCGCCTTCTGGGGCTGCGCTTCATTGCCGTGATGCCTAAATCAACGTCGCAGCAGAAAATCGATCAGATCGCCTTTTATGGTGGCGAAAGCCACCTGGTCGATCACAGCGGTCAGATTTATGCCGAATCACAGCGCCTCGCGCGCGAGCTGGGCGGCCATTACATGGACCAGTTCACCTATGCCGAACGCGCAACCGATTGGCGAGGCAACAACAATATCGCCGAAAGTATCTTTGATCAGCTCAAACGCGAACCCCATCCGGTTCCGCGCTGGATCGTGGTCGGTGCCGGTACGGGCGGGACATCTTCAACCATCGGCCGCTATATCCGTTACGGACAAATCCTTGGCATGGGATGCGAACTTTGCGTCGCCGACCCGGAGAACTCGGTTTTCTATGATGCCTACGAAACCGGTAAATGCGATATCACCGGGGAAAAGGCATCGCGCGTCGAAGGCATCGGCCGCCCCCGGGTCGAACCCAGTTTCAACCCGACTGTGGTTGATCACATGATCCGGGTGCCTGATGCTGGCAGTTTTGCCGCCCTGCAATATCTCGAAAGACACATGGGCCGTCGTTGTGGCGGGTCGACCGGCACTAACCTGATCGCCACCCTGTCACTGATCAGTCAGATGAAAAAGGCCGGTGAAACCGGATCGGTCGTGACCCTGCTGTGTGATGGCGGTGACCGCTATCGCGACACCTATTACAACCCGGACTGGATCGCCAGACAGGGTATCGACCTTGCACCTTGGCATGCGGCCCTCGAAGCCTTTGATAAAACCGGTGTGTTTGAAATGCCGATGGATTGCTGCACGGCTCACTGACCATCGCCATGTGACTGGAAACAAAAAAGACGGGCGGATTTCTCCGCCCGTTCAGGTGCTTCATCAAGGTTGAGGCAAAACTTAGCCCGAAATCGCGATCTTGCGCGGCTCCGGCTTCACTTCCGCTACTTTAGGGAGAGTGAGCGTCAGGACACCGTTCTTGAACGATGCCGCAATCTTGTCTGCATCGACGGTATCGGGCAGACGGAATGAACGTTTGAAGCTGCCATAGGTGCGTTCGACAACGCGGGCACCATCATTGCTTTCACGGGTTGATTTCTTTTCACCCGTAATCGTCAGGACACCTTCAAGCACCGAGACATCAACATCGCCCTGTTCAACACCCGGGAGTTCGGCGGAAAGTTCGATATTGTCATCGGTCTCATGGACATCGATACGCGGGGTCAAAAGCTTTTGCGGCGCTTCATTGCCATTTGTATCGGCAGAATTCACAAGCCCGTCACGTCCAAAGATCGAGCCGATCATACGATCAAAATCACGTCCGAGAACACCAAACGGATCACCATATGCCGGACGCGAAACCAAACGACGAGCAGTACCATTTACAGTCTGAAGACCAGTCATAATTACCCTCCTAAACAGACAGGTAGTTCTTGCGCCGCAGGTCCAGTCATGCTGCAACCCTGACGCGTACAAGGCCACCATGGCCCTTCAATTCAACAAATAGATCAGGGCGATTTTTCCGCAAGTAGGCGCACGCATTTTTTTGAAAAAATTTTTGCACCTTACTTCACTATCCTCCCTGCCCTTATCTGCCCGATCATTCCACAAGACGGAAAACCCTTGGGTCCCTATGGCGCGAACAGCAATTTCCAACTAGCTTCATGTCATTGTCGGCAGGAACCCCTGCCCCCACTGATACAGGACACCTCCATGAGCCACCTTTTTACGCCGCTCTCCATTGGCAAGCTTGAACTGGAAAACCGCATTGTCATCGCACCGATGTGCCAGTATTCCGCCGCGAACGGAAAGTTTACCGCATGGCATGACATGCATCTGGGCAATTTGGCCCAATCAGGCGCCGGCCTTCTGATTATAGAAGCCACCGCAATCGAACCGGAAGGTCGCATTACCTATGGTGATGTTGGATTGTGGGATGATGAAACCGAAGCAGCTCTTGGCAAAACCATTACCGCTGTGCGCAGCCATTCCGACATGCCGATTGCCATTCAACTGGCCCATGCCGGACGCAAGGCATCCTGCGAAAAGCCCTGGGATGGCGGCGGCGCCATCGCGCCAGATCACAAAAATGGCTGGCAGGTTGTTGCACCGTCTACAGTTCCGTTCCGTGCAGGTGATCCAGAACCCGAAGCACTAAGCACGTCACGCATTCGAGAAATCGTTCAGAGCTTCGCGGACGCTACAAAGCGTGCGGATCGCCTTGGTATTGACGCGATCGAGGTTCATGCGGCACATGGCTATTTGCTGCATCAATTCCTGTCGCCGCATTCCAACAAACGTCAGGATGACTATGGCGGGTCGCTTGAAAACCGCATGCGGATCGTGATCGAGGTTTATGATGCAGTTCGCGCCGCGTTCGATCCTTCCAAACCGGTCGGCATTCGCATTTCGGCATCCGACTGGGTCGAGGGCGGCTGGGATATTGACCAAAGCGTCCAACTGGCACGCGTCCTCAAAGAACGCGGCTGCGATTTTATCGATGTATCATCCGGCGGTCTTCACATTGACCAGAAAATCCCCCTTGGTCCGAACTATCAGGTTCCCTTTGCGGAACGCATCAAATCGGAAACCGGCATGATCACCATCGCGGTTGGCCTGATCACGGAACCAGAACAGGCAGAAGCCATCGTCTTCACCGGTCAGGCCGATGCCATAGCGCTTGCGCGCGGCATACTCTATGACCCACGCTGGCCCTGGCATGCTGCTGCAGCACTTGGTGCCGAGGTCAAGGCTGCCAATCAGTATCTGCGCTGTCAGCCAAGAACGCTGAAAAAACTGTTCGGTTAATCCGGAAAATCCCCGCATCTCATCTGGCTGCGGGGATTATTATCTCAATCGATACCGAAACAAAAAAGGGCCTCGCAGTGCGAGGCCCTTTCCGTAGTGAGAAGGTCGGTTGGTGGTAAAGCTTAGAAGCCCATACCGCCCATGCCGCCCATACCACCCATGCCGCCCATGTCAGGCGCGCCACCGGAGGATTTGTCTTCCGGCTTTTCAGCGATCATGCATTCGGTGGTGATCAGCAGACCTGCGACCGATGCTGCGTCCTGCAGGGCAGTACGAACAACTTTGGCCGGATCGATGATGCCTGCTTTGACCAGATTGGTGTATTCACCTTTCTGGGCATCGAAGCCGAATTCAACATCATCCTGCTCAAGCAGCTTGCCAGCGACAACCGCGCCATCAACACCTGCGTTCTGAGCGATCTGACGGACCGGAGCCTGCAGCGCGCGACGAACGATGTCGACACCGATGGTCTGGTCGTGGTTTGCACCTTCAAGACCGTCAAGAGCACGGGTTGCGTACAGCAGGGCCGTACCACCACCAGCGACAATGCCTTCTTCGACAGCAGCGCGGGTTGCGTGCAGGGCATCATCAACGCGGTCTTTGCGTTCTTTCACTTCGATTTCCGAAGCACCGCCGATTTTGATTACGGCAACACCGCCAGCGAGTTTCGCCAGACGTTCCTGCAGTTTTTCACGGTCGTAATCCGAAGAGGTTTCTTCGATCTGTGCTCGGATCTGGCCAACGCGGGCTTCGATCTGTGCTTTCTCACCGGCACCATCAACGATGGTGGTTTCTTCTTTGGTGATGGTGATCGACTTCGCGGTACCGAGCATGTCGAGCGTTACGCTCTCAAGCTTGATGCCGAGGTCTTCGGAGACAACCTGACCACCGGTAAGGATGGCGATGTCTTCGAGCATTGCTTTGCGACGGTCGCCGAAGCCCGGTGCTTTGACAGCAGCGATTTTCAGACCGCCACGCAGCTTGTTGACGACCAGCGTCGCAAGAGCTTCGCCTTCGACGTCTTCAGCAATGATAAGAAGCGGCTTGCCCGACTGAACGGCAGCTTCCAGAAGCGGCAGCAGCGGCTGCAGCGAGGAAA is part of the Thalassospira lucentensis genome and harbors:
- a CDS encoding PLP-dependent cysteine synthase family protein, with the protein product MSYDRQWVADAINIIEADFNRSADTHLIRLDLPSLDGIGLYLKDESTHPSGSLKHRLARSLFLYGLCNGWISKDTPIIEASSGSTAVSEAYFARLLGLRFIAVMPKSTSQQKIDQIAFYGGESHLVDHSGQIYAESQRLARELGGHYMDQFTYAERATDWRGNNNIAESIFDQLKREPHPVPRWIVVGAGTGGTSSTIGRYIRYGQILGMGCELCVADPENSVFYDAYETGKCDITGEKASRVEGIGRPRVEPSFNPTVVDHMIRVPDAGSFAALQYLERHMGRRCGGSTGTNLIATLSLISQMKKAGETGSVVTLLCDGGDRYRDTYYNPDWIARQGIDLAPWHAALEAFDKTGVFEMPMDCCTAH
- a CDS encoding Hsp20/alpha crystallin family protein gives rise to the protein MTGLQTVNGTARRLVSRPAYGDPFGVLGRDFDRMIGSIFGRDGLVNSADTNGNEAPQKLLTPRIDVHETDDNIELSAELPGVEQGDVDVSVLEGVLTITGEKKSTRESNDGARVVERTYGSFKRSFRLPDTVDADKIAASFKNGVLTLTLPKVAEVKPEPRKIAISG
- the fliN gene encoding flagellar motor switch protein FliN; this encodes MANNDDDPFAKRHAASEIGAAYDVPVRVSTVIGKSQIQVAQLMRLTRGAVLELDRKVGEPVDIYVNNRLVARGELVVVDENLGVTITEVVKSGTIIETHH
- a CDS encoding NADH:flavin oxidoreductase/NADH oxidase; this encodes MSHLFTPLSIGKLELENRIVIAPMCQYSAANGKFTAWHDMHLGNLAQSGAGLLIIEATAIEPEGRITYGDVGLWDDETEAALGKTITAVRSHSDMPIAIQLAHAGRKASCEKPWDGGGAIAPDHKNGWQVVAPSTVPFRAGDPEPEALSTSRIREIVQSFADATKRADRLGIDAIEVHAAHGYLLHQFLSPHSNKRQDDYGGSLENRMRIVIEVYDAVRAAFDPSKPVGIRISASDWVEGGWDIDQSVQLARVLKERGCDFIDVSSGGLHIDQKIPLGPNYQVPFAERIKSETGMITIAVGLITEPEQAEAIVFTGQADAIALARGILYDPRWPWHAAAALGAEVKAANQYLRCQPRTLKKLFG
- a CDS encoding glucose/quinate/shikimate family membrane-bound PQQ-dependent dehydrogenase; the encoded protein is MINILTSGLMALIGLALGAGGVWLILLGGSWYYALAGLAFLIAAALSFAKRPVVLPFYALFMLASLGWAVWEVGFDWWQLGPRGGLTVLIGVWLAMPVYRKTLSVGQPVPEVKPARSFVLEGSVVLAIVVAVYSMMNNPNAIEGQLNNTPVVSNPDLGGDVPAGDWHQYGRTPYGQRYSPLDQINADNVATLEQAWVFQTGDVRRSEDVPETTYQVTPLKIKDTLYLCTPHSWAIAIDAKTGQEKWRFNPEVPDNTDRQHQTCRGVTYYQDSAMAADAPCASRVYLPTSDARLIALDANNGEVCPDFGNQGTVHLEEGMPYNPAGYYYSTSPPVIADGKIIIGGAVNDNYSTKSQSGVIRAYDVDSGELIWNWDSGNPEQTEPIPEGQTYTANSPNSWSVSSADEDLGMIYVPLGNKVPDQLGMGRSEEVETYSSSIVALSLETGQVQWVRQTVHHDLWDMDVPAQPALLDITTDDGENVPALVGPTKQGDIYVLDRRTGEPIIPVKEVPAPGGAIPEDFTAPTQPVSDLTFMPEPLTEKDMWGITLFDQLACRIQFHQLKYEGRYTPPSLQGTLVYPGNFGTFNWGSVAIDPEKQIMFGMPTYLAFTSQLIPRDEVPPRGTEKASEMGINRNEGAPYAVSMGPFLSPVGVPCQAPPWGYVAGADLRTGEVVYKHKNGTVEDMTPLPLPFKLGVPGIGGPIITKGGVAFLGAAVDNYFRAYDVTTGKQLWEARLPAGGQSTPMTYTTDDGTQYVLIVAGGHGSIGTKAGDYVMAYKLP
- the groL gene encoding chaperonin GroEL (60 kDa chaperone family; promotes refolding of misfolded polypeptides especially under stressful conditions; forms two stacked rings of heptamers to form a barrel-shaped 14mer; ends can be capped by GroES; misfolded proteins enter the barrel where they are refolded when GroES binds) — encoded protein: MAAKEVKFSTDARAKMLRGVDILADAVKVTLGPKGRNVVIEKSFGAPRVTKDGVSVAKEIELSDKFENMGAQMLREVASKTADLAGDGTTTATVLAQAIVREGNKSVAAGMNPMDLKRGIDLATTKVIEAIQGRARKVSGKDEIAQVGNISANGDREVGDMIAEAMEKVGNEGVITVEEAKGLHTELDVVEGMQFDRGYLSPYFVTNPEKMVAELDNPYVLLFDKKVSSLQPLLPLLEAAVQSGKPLLIIAEDVEGEALATLVVNKLRGGLKIAAVKAPGFGDRRKAMLEDIAILTGGQVVSEDLGIKLESVTLDMLGTAKSITITKEETTIVDGAGEKAQIEARVGQIRAQIEETSSDYDREKLQERLAKLAGGVAVIKIGGASEIEVKERKDRVDDALHATRAAVEEGIVAGGGTALLYATRALDGLEGANHDQTIGVDIVRRALQAPVRQIAQNAGVDGAVVAGKLLEQDDVEFGFDAQKGEYTNLVKAGIIDPAKVVRTALQDAASVAGLLITTECMIAEKPEDKSSGGAPDMGGMGGMGGMGGMGF